One genomic window of Halolamina sediminis includes the following:
- a CDS encoding signal peptidase I translates to MTETDDTTDSRTDTEVITTPPENSPDEQSRPDSPGDEPDDSRRVTLRRGLNALGVVLLLAVVAPFVVYAVPGVVGADASFVVLSGSMEPAISAGDVVVVESVPPATVAVDDVITYSRSEEAATVTHRVIDIEGTGDGRVFYTKGDANEDPDQRPVPASALVGTVVLTIPYIGYVIQFVGTTTGFALLVVLPFAALLISEVAMFLRRRRKGETGAERTTSERRPPSDVAAAAPHAPQRNSDAPVREAPAHTEDRSAEQSMESADAVEISSTDMVLTLGVLGAVLPYAVYVAVEQQSALSIGVAVGFGTAFVLLAGVFLTTRLRERSQGDPARSPPAEPTAASDGGVPEEEP, encoded by the coding sequence ATGACTGAAACAGACGATACGACCGACTCACGCACCGATACGGAAGTTATCACGACGCCGCCCGAGAACTCGCCCGACGAGCAGTCGCGGCCCGATTCCCCGGGAGACGAGCCGGACGATTCCCGACGTGTGACGCTCCGCCGGGGGCTGAACGCCCTCGGGGTCGTCCTGCTGCTCGCCGTCGTCGCGCCGTTCGTGGTGTACGCGGTTCCCGGCGTCGTTGGTGCGGATGCGAGCTTCGTCGTCCTGAGCGGCAGCATGGAGCCGGCGATCTCCGCGGGCGACGTGGTCGTCGTTGAGTCGGTGCCGCCTGCGACGGTCGCGGTCGACGACGTGATCACCTACTCCCGGAGCGAGGAGGCCGCGACCGTGACCCACCGCGTCATCGACATCGAGGGGACCGGCGACGGGCGCGTGTTCTACACCAAAGGCGACGCGAACGAGGACCCCGATCAGCGGCCGGTCCCCGCCTCGGCGCTCGTCGGCACCGTCGTGCTCACCATCCCCTACATCGGCTACGTGATCCAGTTCGTCGGCACCACCACCGGGTTCGCACTGCTGGTCGTCCTCCCGTTCGCCGCGCTGCTGATCTCCGAGGTCGCGATGTTCCTCCGACGCAGGCGGAAGGGAGAGACAGGCGCCGAGCGGACGACGAGCGAGCGACGGCCGCCGTCGGACGTAGCGGCCGCGGCGCCACACGCTCCGCAGCGAAACAGTGACGCTCCCGTCAGAGAGGCGCCTGCCCACACGGAGGATCGGTCGGCGGAGCAGTCCATGGAGTCGGCCGACGCCGTCGAAATCTCGTCGACGGACATGGTCCTCACACTGGGCGTGCTCGGGGCGGTCCTGCCCTACGCCGTCTACGTCGCCGTCGAGCAGCAGTCGGCGCTCTCGATCGGCGTCGCCGTCGGGTTCGGCACGGCGTTCGTGCTGCTGGCCGGCGTGTTCCTCACGACCCGGCTCCGTGAGCGCTCGCAGGGCGACCCCGCCCGGTCACCCCCGGCCGAACCCACGGCAGCAAGTGACGGCGGAGTGCCGGAGGAGGAACCATGA
- a CDS encoding ABC transporter substrate-binding protein: MAKDTATDRRKFLSAVGGAAAAAMAGCTGGDGTPTDDTDVPSATESASTPEGGPQPGGTLRVGFESELTGLDPHQTESVVSWVVVFNVCETLLTFEDGAPAGRLATDWEIGDDGRTYTFTLTEDARFHPPVDRGMTAEDVVYSFERMNQEAAMGADLSAVDSVEATGEYEVTFTLAETFAPFFSFLGRVPWVVVPEEAVEEQGGELGEFQEPVGTGPFRFEEHEPGEQLTLAAFDDYRDEDAPLLDAVEITPIPDADSRVAALRADDVDMVRGVSGSDAGTLRDDDETKLSRQQGTEWGQVHINCSEPPWDEPAVRRAVAHAIDRESIVEAAVSGYGQAAWQPYAEDSIWHYDLGDSRRTHDPERAREILDEAGNPLEGETLTIKTNSRYGLMETTADLLVAQLSEAGIDAETETLEWATQLSDFVGGNFGAMAFSVPFKIDPDRHYFGFIHPEGTQFNHYGEDQPDAERMYELLEQGRSETDEEARVETYTEFEKLVNEHCPWISVARADGISGLRSNVYGVQPWLLPYTRYWTMWKGK, encoded by the coding sequence ATGGCAAAGGATACCGCGACCGACCGACGCAAATTCCTCTCGGCGGTCGGCGGCGCGGCGGCGGCAGCGATGGCCGGCTGTACCGGCGGCGACGGCACGCCCACCGACGACACCGACGTGCCGTCCGCGACCGAGTCGGCGTCGACGCCTGAGGGCGGCCCCCAGCCGGGCGGCACCCTCCGGGTCGGCTTCGAGTCCGAACTCACCGGACTCGACCCCCACCAGACCGAGAGCGTCGTCTCTTGGGTCGTCGTGTTCAACGTCTGCGAGACGCTGCTCACCTTCGAGGACGGCGCGCCCGCGGGCCGGCTCGCGACCGACTGGGAGATCGGCGACGACGGCCGCACGTACACGTTCACGCTGACGGAGGACGCCCGGTTCCACCCGCCGGTCGACCGCGGCATGACCGCCGAGGACGTGGTGTACTCCTTCGAGCGGATGAACCAGGAGGCGGCGATGGGGGCGGACCTCTCAGCCGTCGACTCCGTCGAAGCCACCGGCGAGTACGAGGTCACCTTCACCCTCGCGGAGACGTTCGCCCCCTTCTTCAGCTTCCTCGGGCGCGTCCCGTGGGTCGTCGTCCCCGAGGAAGCTGTCGAGGAGCAGGGCGGTGAGCTCGGTGAGTTCCAGGAGCCCGTGGGGACGGGTCCGTTCCGGTTCGAGGAGCACGAGCCCGGCGAGCAGCTCACGCTCGCGGCGTTCGACGACTACCGCGACGAGGACGCCCCGCTGCTCGACGCCGTCGAGATCACCCCGATCCCGGACGCAGACTCCCGGGTCGCCGCGCTGCGGGCCGACGACGTGGACATGGTCCGCGGCGTCTCCGGCAGCGACGCGGGGACGCTGCGGGACGACGACGAGACGAAGCTCTCCCGGCAGCAGGGCACCGAGTGGGGGCAGGTCCACATCAACTGCAGCGAGCCGCCGTGGGACGAGCCCGCGGTCCGCCGCGCGGTCGCCCACGCGATCGACCGGGAATCGATCGTCGAGGCCGCCGTCTCGGGCTACGGGCAGGCGGCGTGGCAGCCCTACGCCGAGGACAGCATCTGGCACTACGACCTCGGCGACAGCCGGCGCACCCACGACCCCGAGCGCGCCCGCGAGATCCTCGACGAGGCCGGCAACCCTCTCGAGGGCGAGACGCTGACGATCAAGACCAACTCCCGCTACGGGCTGATGGAGACCACCGCGGACCTGCTGGTCGCCCAACTCTCGGAAGCCGGCATCGACGCCGAGACCGAGACGCTGGAGTGGGCGACCCAGCTTTCGGACTTCGTCGGCGGCAACTTCGGCGCGATGGCCTTTTCGGTCCCGTTCAAGATCGACCCCGACCGCCACTACTTCGGGTTCATCCACCCCGAGGGGACACAGTTCAACCACTACGGCGAGGATCAGCCCGACGCCGAACGGATGTACGAACTCTTAGAGCAGGGTCGCAGCGAGACCGACGAGGAGGCCCGCGTCGAGACGTACACCGAGTTCGAGAAGCTCGTCAACGAGCACTGCCCGTGGATCTCGGTCGCCCGCGCCGACGGCATCTCGGGGCTGCGCTCGAACGTCTACGGCGTCCAGCCGTGGCTGCTACCGTACACCCGCTACTGGACGATGTGGAAGGGGAAGTGA
- a CDS encoding ABC transporter permease produces the protein MVSRLQAFLVRRLLWALPVLALVSVTIFGLIRLVPGDPAIVMLGADAPPEQLAAVRAELGLNEPLPVQYVDYITDAVQGDLGRSYVNDRAVSASIASRLPTTLFLTLAGFLVSLTIAIPAGLLSATNRGEWLDGVGLGFGLLGVSIPNFWLGILLLLLFGVNLDWLPVAGYVSPLSDPIEGIRYLLLPGITLGTAMAAVVTRMLRSELLEELRREYLNAVRMKGTSELRVLAHATKNAFIPVVTVIGMQFGYLLGGSVVIEQVFSIPGMGRLLIDAIGSRDYITLQGVVLVYTTFFVAVNIVVDGAYFYLNPKLRGEE, from the coding sequence ATGGTCTCACGGCTGCAGGCGTTCCTGGTCCGGCGGCTGCTCTGGGCGCTGCCGGTGCTCGCGCTGGTCTCGGTGACGATCTTCGGGCTGATCAGGCTCGTCCCCGGCGACCCCGCGATCGTGATGCTGGGCGCCGACGCGCCGCCGGAGCAGCTCGCCGCTGTCCGAGCCGAACTCGGCCTGAACGAGCCCCTCCCCGTGCAGTACGTCGACTACATCACCGACGCGGTGCAGGGTGACCTCGGCCGCTCCTACGTGAACGACCGCGCGGTCAGCGCGTCGATCGCGTCCCGCCTCCCCACCACGCTGTTTCTCACGCTCGCGGGCTTTCTCGTGTCGCTCACCATCGCGATCCCCGCGGGGCTACTGAGCGCGACCAACCGCGGCGAGTGGCTCGACGGCGTCGGCCTCGGCTTCGGCCTGCTGGGCGTCTCGATCCCGAACTTCTGGCTGGGGATCCTGCTCCTGCTCCTGTTCGGTGTCAACCTCGACTGGCTGCCCGTCGCGGGCTACGTCTCGCCGCTTTCGGACCCGATCGAGGGGATCAGATACCTGCTGCTGCCGGGGATCACCCTCGGCACCGCGATGGCCGCCGTCGTCACCCGGATGCTGCGCTCGGAGCTGCTGGAAGAGCTCCGCCGGGAGTACCTGAACGCCGTCCGGATGAAGGGGACCAGCGAACTCCGCGTGCTCGCCCACGCGACGAAGAACGCGTTCATCCCGGTGGTGACGGTGATCGGGATGCAGTTCGGCTACCTGCTCGGCGGCTCGGTCGTGATCGAACAGGTGTTCTCCATCCCCGGGATGGGCCGGCTGCTGATCGACGCGATCGGGAGCCGGGACTACATCACCCTCCAGGGCGTCGTGCTCGTCTACACGACGTTCTTCGTCGCGGTGAACATCGTCGTCGACGGCGCGTACTTCTACCTGAATCCGAAGCTGCGGGGTGAAGAATGA